In Bythopirellula goksoeyrii, a single window of DNA contains:
- a CDS encoding FliM/FliN family flagellar motor C-terminal domain-containing protein translates to MSDPNSKPADEAAPEATGASSPAAPSFADLPSYTRSLLKISVPVRVILASKKENLMDVVEMAPGTIIKFEKPCDEVLQLFVGNQQVAEGEAVKVGDKFGFRTTTMILPREHFSQVRKKKTG, encoded by the coding sequence ATGAGTGATCCCAACTCAAAACCTGCTGACGAAGCTGCTCCTGAGGCGACTGGCGCTTCGTCGCCAGCGGCGCCGAGCTTTGCGGATCTTCCTAGCTACACGCGTAGCCTACTCAAGATCTCGGTGCCGGTGCGTGTGATATTAGCTAGCAAGAAAGAGAATCTGATGGACGTCGTGGAGATGGCTCCCGGCACGATCATCAAGTTCGAGAAACCGTGCGATGAAGTGCTGCAACTCTTTGTCGGCAATCAGCAGGTTGCCGAAGGGGAAGCAGTCAAAGTGGGCGACAAGTTCGGCTTCCGCACCACGACAATGATTCTCCCGCGGGAACACTTTTCGCAAGTGCGCAAAAAGAAAACCGGCTGA
- a CDS encoding transposase, producing MIAHHVVFGVYGFWLPNDPRGSWSDFVGSWDLFRYGGKATKTTEACSVAAVPHDQEQRLATKRVLKRSPVRFNEQQILAVAEGFAEYSTRSGLVILACAILPDHAHLVFIEHRLDAHRLVVQLKSAATRQLTKSGLHPFQRETTPPKCFARGEWDVFLDTVEEVERAIQYVQLNPEKEGLPRQNWDFVTPYVR from the coding sequence ATGATCGCTCATCATGTTGTGTTTGGTGTTTACGGGTTCTGGCTACCCAACGATCCGCGTGGAAGTTGGTCCGATTTCGTTGGCTCCTGGGATTTGTTCCGCTACGGTGGCAAAGCTACGAAAACGACCGAGGCCTGTTCGGTTGCAGCCGTACCGCACGATCAAGAGCAACGGCTCGCTACGAAAAGGGTATTGAAGCGATCCCCCGTCCGCTTCAATGAACAACAGATTCTCGCCGTTGCCGAGGGCTTCGCTGAATACTCGACTCGTTCCGGATTAGTGATCTTGGCCTGTGCGATCTTACCGGACCATGCGCATCTGGTGTTCATAGAACATCGACTCGATGCCCATCGGTTGGTGGTCCAACTCAAGAGCGCCGCTACTCGACAGCTCACAAAATCGGGCTTGCATCCGTTTCAGCGCGAGACCACCCCGCCCAAATGCTTCGCCCGGGGCGAGTGGGATGTGTTTCTCGATACCGTAGAAGAGGTGGAGCGTGCGATCCAATACGTACAGCTCAATCCCGAGAAGGAGGGGCTACCCCGACAAAACTGGGATTTTGTAACTCCCTACGTTCGTTAG
- a CDS encoding methylene-tetrahydromethanopterin dehydrogenase N-terminal domain-containing protein — translation MALAKILLCLDTDPQPSVFDSVVALDAGADRLLRHGGVTPADVKNLIHGLMFTRPSDQLHHAAAVIGGSDVVAGEQLLQAAKHAFFGKVRVSVMLDSNGSNTTAAAAVVCAGRHLPLGPEINALVLGGTGSVGQRVVRMLAREGVDVRVASRRKTHAEAVCHRITAAVPGARVAPRSTTDSEMSDLLDGVHLLISSGAAGINMLDTPDFQAAKTLQMAIDLNAVPPSGITGIAPTDKAVDHDGRICYGALAVGGLKMKIHRAAIRQLFESNTRILDADEIYNLGKLLADAK, via the coding sequence ATGGCACTAGCAAAAATCCTGCTTTGTCTGGACACCGACCCCCAGCCCAGCGTGTTCGACAGTGTCGTCGCGCTGGATGCCGGGGCGGATCGGTTGCTGCGCCATGGAGGCGTAACGCCTGCCGATGTGAAGAACCTTATCCACGGGCTCATGTTCACCCGCCCCAGCGATCAGCTCCACCACGCGGCAGCGGTGATCGGTGGTTCCGACGTGGTCGCCGGCGAGCAACTCCTGCAAGCCGCCAAGCATGCCTTCTTCGGCAAGGTGCGGGTGTCGGTAATGCTCGACAGCAACGGCTCCAACACGACCGCCGCTGCCGCTGTGGTTTGTGCCGGTCGCCATTTGCCCTTAGGCCCCGAGATCAACGCTCTTGTATTGGGAGGCACCGGTTCCGTGGGGCAAAGGGTTGTGAGAATGCTAGCCCGCGAAGGGGTGGACGTCCGCGTGGCTTCGCGGCGCAAGACCCACGCCGAGGCTGTCTGCCATCGGATCACCGCCGCGGTGCCCGGAGCCCGGGTTGCCCCCCGCAGCACGACCGATAGCGAGATGTCCGACCTCTTGGACGGCGTGCATTTGTTGATCTCCTCAGGGGCAGCGGGAATCAACATGCTCGACACGCCTGACTTTCAAGCTGCCAAGACACTGCAGATGGCCATCGATCTCAATGCCGTTCCTCCTTCGGGAATCACGGGCATCGCTCCGACCGACAAAGCAGTCGATCACGATGGCCGCATCTGCTACGGTGCCCTGGCAGTTGGCGGTTTGAAAATGAAAATCCACCGAGCAGCGATTCGCCAACTCTTTGAGTCGAATACGCGTATTCTCGACGCCGACGAGATCTACAACCTCGGCAAATTGCTGGCCGACGCCAAGTAG
- a CDS encoding 3-keto-disaccharide hydrolase — translation MNYCLLGPALMVWAVGTAVLPLSAQSVEYLPGIDWPKPPVVTPGATDADPPSDATVLFDGKDLSAWEGAVDSWRVEDGVAIVGSGPIRTKEKFGDCQLHVEWSAPTPAKGQGQDRGNSGVYLMGKYELQVLDSYESETYRDGQAGAIYKQSPPMVNAMRPPGEWNVYDIIWTAPVFTEEGALESPAYITVLQNGVLIHNHFELAGGTYWDEPATYKPHEAQLPIMLQEHNHPVKFRNIWVRDYEQVKGTQEKMPSFVDHKSGKKWNADELPPESN, via the coding sequence ATGAATTACTGTCTACTTGGCCCAGCTCTGATGGTTTGGGCAGTCGGTACGGCTGTTCTGCCTCTCTCAGCTCAGAGTGTTGAGTATCTCCCGGGTATCGACTGGCCCAAGCCCCCTGTGGTGACGCCAGGGGCAACCGATGCGGATCCCCCCTCGGACGCGACCGTATTGTTCGATGGCAAGGATCTCTCGGCGTGGGAGGGAGCCGTCGACAGTTGGCGGGTGGAGGATGGTGTAGCAATCGTTGGTAGTGGTCCGATTCGAACCAAGGAGAAATTTGGCGATTGTCAATTGCATGTCGAGTGGTCCGCTCCCACTCCTGCCAAAGGGCAAGGGCAGGATCGTGGCAACAGTGGCGTGTATCTGATGGGAAAATATGAACTGCAAGTTCTCGATTCCTACGAGAGTGAAACCTATCGCGATGGGCAGGCCGGCGCGATCTATAAACAATCTCCGCCGATGGTCAATGCGATGCGTCCTCCCGGTGAGTGGAATGTGTATGACATCATCTGGACCGCACCTGTGTTCACCGAGGAAGGTGCCTTGGAATCTCCCGCGTACATCACGGTGCTGCAAAATGGCGTGTTGATTCACAATCATTTTGAACTAGCCGGGGGCACGTATTGGGACGAACCTGCGACTTACAAGCCCCACGAAGCGCAGTTGCCGATCATGCTTCAGGAACACAATCACCCAGTGAAGTTTCGCAACATCTGGGTTCGCGACTACGAACAGGTCAAAGGGACCCAAGAGAAAATGCCATCCTTTGTTGACCACAAATCAGGAAAGAAGTGGAACGCGGACGAACTGCCACCGGAGAGCAACTGA
- a CDS encoding DUF1559 family PulG-like putative transporter has product MRHSINRRFHSGFTLVELLVVIAIIGTLVGLLLPAVQSAREAARSNTCKNNIKQLSTAMQTRDTSLQTFPGYINAMGIKIPGAGGINQSENMARASWLVTLFPYLEQNQLFEGYSGGVVPTFLPQLEMLVCPSNPPAIQNEPNLSYVGNSGYLYAWDFAQENPADGVFTDHTRNFEAPQASWSNSTTEDARDTAGSPLVSMSMAYIQSKGDGTSKTLLFSESLSSLYYSYPSPNANPASSASGDYNQTPDRNFHFGFCWVQPADVNTDNTLRINGSKEIPDYVTFSDMNTEVGTMAQAPASGAVPEPRPGIASSFHPGGVNCAFVGSQVTFISDQIDPFVFAQLMTSNHKKSGLTGDATSPEPSDGAF; this is encoded by the coding sequence ATGAGGCATTCCATTAATCGCCGTTTTCATTCTGGTTTTACATTGGTCGAACTCCTGGTGGTGATCGCCATCATCGGCACGCTCGTGGGGCTATTGTTGCCCGCCGTGCAATCGGCGCGTGAAGCGGCGCGTAGCAATACATGCAAGAACAACATCAAGCAGCTCTCGACAGCGATGCAGACCCGGGATACTTCACTGCAAACATTTCCTGGATACATAAATGCTATGGGGATCAAGATTCCTGGAGCAGGTGGGATCAATCAGAGTGAGAACATGGCTCGTGCCAGTTGGCTTGTGACTTTGTTTCCATATCTTGAGCAGAATCAGTTATTTGAGGGGTATAGCGGGGGCGTAGTCCCAACTTTCTTGCCGCAATTGGAGATGCTTGTCTGCCCTAGTAACCCTCCTGCAATTCAGAACGAACCGAACCTCTCATACGTAGGCAATTCGGGATATCTTTATGCCTGGGATTTTGCCCAGGAGAACCCAGCGGACGGGGTCTTCACGGATCATACCCGGAACTTTGAAGCACCACAGGCGTCTTGGAGCAACAGCACTACTGAAGATGCGCGAGATACCGCTGGTTCTCCGCTCGTTTCAATGTCGATGGCCTATATCCAGAGCAAGGGTGATGGAACGAGTAAGACATTGTTGTTCTCAGAGAGCTTGTCTTCGCTTTATTACTCCTATCCATCGCCTAATGCTAATCCCGCTTCAAGCGCGAGTGGAGACTACAATCAAACCCCAGATCGGAACTTTCATTTTGGTTTCTGCTGGGTGCAACCTGCTGACGTAAATACAGATAACACTTTGAGGATCAACGGGAGCAAGGAGATACCAGATTACGTCACATTTTCCGATATGAATACTGAAGTGGGGACTATGGCGCAAGCACCTGCATCAGGGGCTGTTCCGGAACCACGTCCTGGAATTGCTTCAAGCTTCCATCCAGGTGGTGTGAATTGTGCTTTCGTTGGATCGCAAGTGACATTTATCAGCGATCAGATCGATCCTTTCGTTTTTGCACAATTGATGACTTCGAATCATAAGAAGTCGGGTCTTACTGGAGATGCAACGAGTCCCGAGCCATCTGACGGTGCCTTCTGA
- the fae gene encoding formaldehyde-activating enzyme, with protein sequence MSMFIGEALSGDGNEIAHIDLMIGSKDGPVGTAFANALARQSEGHSNLLAVLTPNLAVKPATVMITKVTIKGMRQAVQMFGPAQAAVAKAVADSVADGVIKKGDAEDLVCVCGVFIHPEAADDKKIYEYNYDATKMAVKNAMENKPSVDEMLAGKDDAAHPFRGF encoded by the coding sequence ATGTCGATGTTTATTGGTGAGGCTTTGTCCGGCGATGGTAACGAGATTGCCCATATCGATCTCATGATCGGCTCGAAGGATGGCCCCGTAGGTACGGCGTTTGCCAATGCCCTCGCGCGTCAGAGCGAAGGTCACAGCAACCTGCTGGCCGTGCTGACCCCCAACCTGGCCGTCAAGCCAGCCACCGTGATGATCACCAAGGTGACGATCAAGGGAATGCGTCAAGCCGTACAGATGTTTGGCCCTGCCCAAGCTGCGGTCGCAAAGGCAGTTGCCGACAGCGTTGCCGATGGCGTGATCAAGAAGGGGGATGCCGAAGATCTCGTTTGTGTCTGCGGCGTGTTCATTCACCCGGAAGCGGCCGACGACAAGAAGATCTACGAGTACAACTACGACGCCACCAAGATGGCCGTCAAGAATGCGATGGAAAACAAGCCGAGCGTGGACGAAATGCTGGCCGGCAAAGACGACGCTGCCCATCCGTTCCGCGGGTTTTAG
- a CDS encoding peptidylprolyl isomerase, producing the protein MRYRPLCRLALFGALVGAVAECAVGQSTFGPPPVPNASPSAVRGIYDPSQTNNSPANVTAPPQIQSQPTVRSGTEADLASAKPLEGGQIVARIDGQIVLASDVLWIVNLILEANAQQIPPNQREEAARAILRQQVMGLIDTKVLYADFRRKVPTENMPKIEENLNEPFEEMEIPRLSKMLEVSDRRELEEVLHNRGTSLGDLRRQFYERTIAGEWLRQMAPKPKTVTHEEMLAYYQSHEAEYDFPSQATWEELMIRFDQVGNDRAVAWRTITEMGNAVWQQVMQNPQVRGPVMEEIAKAKSHGFTASQGGAHDWTTKGALRSTEIDEALFSLEVGQLSDVIESELGFHIVRVLERKEAGRTPFTEAQADIRETLEAESKKDLVGVEMEKLRNKSRIWTIFDGEFRGSEIASLKGGTARR; encoded by the coding sequence ATGAGATATCGCCCCCTCTGTCGACTTGCTCTTTTCGGTGCGCTAGTGGGTGCCGTGGCGGAGTGTGCAGTTGGGCAATCAACGTTTGGTCCTCCGCCGGTACCCAATGCTTCTCCGAGCGCGGTACGGGGTATCTACGATCCGAGCCAAACCAACAATTCACCTGCGAATGTAACTGCTCCCCCCCAGATTCAATCGCAGCCGACCGTCAGAAGCGGCACCGAAGCTGATTTGGCATCTGCCAAGCCGCTCGAAGGGGGGCAGATTGTTGCACGGATCGATGGTCAGATTGTGTTGGCCAGTGATGTGTTGTGGATTGTGAATTTGATTCTTGAGGCCAACGCGCAGCAGATTCCTCCGAATCAGAGGGAAGAAGCCGCACGGGCCATCCTGCGTCAGCAAGTGATGGGGCTGATCGACACGAAAGTGTTGTACGCTGATTTCAGACGCAAAGTGCCGACAGAAAACATGCCCAAGATCGAAGAAAACCTGAACGAGCCGTTCGAGGAGATGGAGATTCCCCGCTTATCCAAAATGCTCGAAGTGTCGGATCGACGCGAGCTTGAAGAAGTATTGCACAACCGTGGCACCTCGCTCGGGGACCTGCGTCGCCAATTCTACGAGCGCACCATAGCCGGAGAGTGGTTGCGGCAAATGGCACCCAAGCCCAAGACGGTGACGCACGAAGAGATGCTCGCCTACTATCAGTCGCATGAAGCGGAGTACGACTTTCCTTCTCAGGCAACTTGGGAAGAGTTGATGATTCGCTTCGATCAGGTTGGCAATGATCGTGCCGTGGCCTGGCGGACGATCACGGAAATGGGCAACGCAGTTTGGCAGCAAGTCATGCAGAACCCCCAAGTTCGTGGGCCTGTGATGGAAGAGATTGCCAAGGCAAAATCACATGGGTTTACGGCGTCCCAAGGTGGGGCACATGATTGGACGACTAAAGGGGCGCTCCGTAGTACCGAAATCGACGAGGCTCTTTTCTCCTTGGAAGTGGGGCAATTGAGTGACGTGATTGAAAGTGAGCTAGGATTTCACATTGTGCGGGTCCTGGAGCGAAAAGAGGCGGGTCGCACACCTTTTACTGAGGCTCAAGCCGACATCCGTGAAACACTCGAAGCCGAATCGAAAAAAGATCTTGTGGGCGTCGAGATGGAAAAACTGCGGAACAAGAGCCGGATTTGGACAATCTTCGACGGAGAATTCCGCGGCTCAGAAATCGCTTCCTTAAAGGGCGGAACCGCGCGGCGCTAA
- a CDS encoding citrate synthase, with translation MSEVAKLTIGESSLDLPVVVGTEQESAVDISQLRASTGVITLDEGFVNTGSTKSAVTFLDGEKGILRYRGYPVEQLAKDCDFIEVAYLLIYGELPSEEQLTNFRKKLRRHTMLHEDMRLFYDGFPRDAHPMAILSSVVGALSTFYQDSLDPHDKAQVDESILRLLAKLPTIAAFAYKKSIGQPFVYPRNDLTYCENFLQMMFSVPTEPYEIDPDFVEALNLLLIVHADHEQNCSTSTVRMVGSSNANMFASISAGISALWGPLHGGANEACVAMLEQIRKDGGNVKKYVDMAKDKSSSFRLMGFGHRVYKNFDPRATIIRASCEKLLAKRNIDDPIFDIAQQLQEVALNDEYFIERKLYPNVDFYSGVIYRAIGIPVQMFTVLFAIGRLPGWLAHWREMHESPSKRICRPRQIYIGHTEREFVPLEKR, from the coding sequence ATGTCTGAGGTCGCTAAACTAACTATCGGCGAGTCCAGCTTGGATCTACCCGTGGTGGTAGGTACCGAGCAAGAGTCCGCTGTGGATATTAGTCAACTCCGCGCCTCGACCGGCGTGATTACGCTCGACGAAGGCTTCGTGAATACGGGTTCTACCAAGAGCGCCGTCACGTTTCTTGATGGTGAGAAGGGCATCCTGCGCTACCGAGGGTATCCAGTCGAGCAACTTGCCAAGGATTGTGATTTCATTGAAGTTGCCTATCTGTTGATTTATGGTGAGCTCCCCTCGGAAGAACAGCTGACGAATTTTCGCAAGAAGTTGCGGCGGCATACGATGCTGCACGAAGACATGCGGCTGTTCTACGATGGCTTTCCCCGCGACGCTCATCCGATGGCGATTCTCAGCAGCGTTGTTGGCGCACTTTCCACGTTCTACCAGGATTCGCTCGACCCCCACGACAAAGCGCAAGTCGATGAATCTATTCTGCGCCTGTTGGCCAAGCTGCCGACCATTGCGGCGTTTGCCTACAAAAAATCCATTGGCCAGCCGTTCGTCTATCCTCGCAACGACCTGACCTACTGCGAGAATTTCTTACAGATGATGTTTTCGGTTCCAACCGAGCCGTATGAAATCGACCCTGATTTCGTGGAAGCCTTGAACCTCTTGTTGATCGTACACGCCGATCACGAACAGAACTGCAGCACCTCAACGGTGCGGATGGTGGGTTCTTCGAATGCGAACATGTTTGCCTCGATATCGGCCGGAATCAGTGCCCTATGGGGACCTTTGCACGGTGGAGCCAATGAGGCTTGTGTCGCCATGCTTGAGCAGATTCGCAAAGATGGCGGCAATGTGAAGAAGTACGTCGACATGGCCAAAGACAAGTCGAGTAGCTTCCGCCTCATGGGTTTTGGGCATCGGGTCTACAAGAACTTCGATCCTCGCGCAACGATTATTCGCGCCTCATGCGAGAAGCTGCTCGCTAAGCGGAATATCGACGATCCGATCTTCGACATCGCCCAGCAGTTGCAAGAGGTGGCGCTCAACGATGAATACTTCATTGAGCGCAAGCTCTATCCCAACGTCGATTTCTACTCGGGCGTCATTTATCGCGCCATCGGCATTCCGGTGCAGATGTTCACGGTGCTGTTTGCCATTGGGCGATTGCCAGGCTGGCTCGCCCATTGGCGGGAGATGCACGAAAGTCCCTCGAAGAGAATTTGCCGTCCCCGACAGATTTACATAGGCCACACCGAACGTGAGTTTGTCCCGCTAGAGAAGCGTTGA
- the nadA gene encoding quinolinate synthase NadA → MTATLDTPKFELKPYKSLSNEELQSRIQKVRDEMGSKLLILGHHYQQDEVVAQADLLGDSYQLSQMAANSSDCRVIAFCGVHFMAETADILANRPEKLEERAGQRVQVILPDMAAGCSMADMAAIDQIEDAWDQLGEVLDTEDITPVTYINSAASLKAFVGRHGGIVCTSSNAQAAIEWAFARRSRVMFFPDQHLGRNTAMGMGITLDKMPVWDPFAEELGGNTAEALEQSKVILWKGHCSVHQVFRPEHVDLFRKQHPGIKILVHPECPREVFELADEYGSTGKIIRTVEAAPPGTKWAIGTELHLVNRLKQEHPEQEVHFLSPVVCMCATMYRIDLAHLCWSLENMLAGTPVNIIDVDEETARWSLVALERMLEVN, encoded by the coding sequence ATGACTGCCACGCTCGACACGCCGAAATTCGAATTGAAGCCTTACAAGTCGCTCTCGAACGAAGAGCTGCAATCACGCATCCAGAAGGTGCGAGACGAGATGGGGTCGAAGCTGCTGATCCTCGGCCACCACTATCAGCAGGACGAAGTGGTCGCTCAAGCTGATCTGCTGGGTGACAGCTATCAACTGAGCCAGATGGCTGCTAACTCCAGCGATTGCCGCGTGATCGCTTTCTGTGGCGTGCATTTCATGGCTGAGACGGCCGACATCCTGGCCAATCGCCCCGAGAAGCTTGAGGAGCGCGCTGGCCAGCGCGTTCAAGTGATTCTGCCCGACATGGCCGCCGGTTGCTCGATGGCCGACATGGCCGCGATTGACCAGATCGAAGACGCCTGGGATCAACTAGGCGAAGTGCTCGACACCGAAGACATCACGCCGGTCACGTACATCAACTCGGCCGCGAGCCTGAAGGCCTTTGTGGGCCGGCACGGTGGGATCGTCTGTACGTCGTCCAATGCCCAGGCAGCGATTGAGTGGGCGTTTGCCCGCAGGTCGCGCGTAATGTTTTTCCCCGATCAACATCTGGGCCGAAACACGGCCATGGGGATGGGCATCACTCTCGACAAGATGCCCGTCTGGGATCCGTTCGCCGAAGAACTTGGTGGCAACACGGCCGAGGCTCTCGAGCAGAGCAAGGTGATTCTCTGGAAGGGGCACTGCAGCGTGCATCAAGTATTTCGCCCCGAGCACGTGGATCTGTTTCGCAAGCAGCACCCGGGGATCAAGATTCTGGTGCATCCCGAATGTCCACGCGAGGTGTTTGAGTTGGCCGACGAGTATGGCTCGACCGGCAAGATCATCCGCACCGTCGAGGCAGCCCCCCCCGGCACCAAGTGGGCCATCGGCACGGAGCTGCACTTGGTGAACCGCCTCAAGCAGGAGCACCCCGAGCAAGAGGTTCATTTCCTGTCGCCGGTGGTGTGCATGTGTGCAACGATGTATCGCATTGACCTGGCGCACCTCTGTTGGAGCCTGGAAAACATGCTGGCGGGAACCCCGGTGAACATCATCGATGTTGATGAAGAGACGGCGCGCTGGTCACTCGTGGCACTGGAGCGGATGTTGGAGGTGAATTGA
- a CDS encoding transposase, with protein sequence MPCYLFTYHGHGTWMPDNPRGYVRRKEGILAPDTHMATCYRDNMCSAAICFDHEIQQILINAALEAFEHQPVRGHAVATESTHLHILVSWQTNRTWKIVCRQLRGSLSRKLNQEFERSEWFSKQPSRKRVADRQHFDHLMDVYLPRHSGLKWREGGGVYL encoded by the coding sequence ATGCCCTGCTATCTCTTCACCTATCATGGCCACGGTACTTGGATGCCCGACAACCCACGCGGTTACGTTCGCCGCAAGGAAGGCATTCTGGCTCCAGACACGCACATGGCAACCTGTTACCGCGACAACATGTGCTCCGCTGCCATATGCTTCGATCACGAGATTCAACAGATTCTGATCAACGCAGCCCTTGAAGCCTTTGAACATCAACCAGTTCGAGGGCATGCTGTCGCAACCGAATCAACTCATTTGCATATCCTCGTAAGCTGGCAAACCAATCGCACCTGGAAGATTGTGTGCCGTCAGTTACGCGGCAGCCTATCAAGGAAGCTCAATCAAGAATTCGAGCGTAGCGAGTGGTTTTCCAAGCAGCCCAGCCGCAAACGCGTGGCTGATCGTCAGCACTTCGATCATCTCATGGATGTTTATCTACCACGGCACAGTGGCTTAAAGTGGCGTGAGGGGGGCGGAGTTTATCTCTAA
- a CDS encoding DUF1570 domain-containing protein, which yields MKCVYQCLGAALCLLASDLAQPLDAQGPAPFMMLTHVGNQEIEGQPLTWTKDEMLIMGRDGGLYTFPPKYAENSKKTGTMFRGYSIMEMRARLREEFDSSFDVSHSQHFVVAHPKGVWSVWADRMESFYRSFTHYMAVRGFDLADPQVPLVAVVFRNKQEYYAHAAKGGTELQPGTLGHYDLSSNRIFLFDAGMESDQDWTASIDTIIHEATHQTASNVGVHRRFAEQPRWLVEGLAMMFEARGLWDPRATHTQRDRINYGRLDDFRYFLDSRPADMLPKLISSDTLFRTSAVSAYCEAWALSFFLCETRPKEYCDYLQRVGARKAFSKYSARSRMADFARYFGSDFTQLDAELKRFVAELK from the coding sequence ATGAAATGCGTCTACCAATGTCTTGGGGCCGCCCTGTGCCTACTCGCCAGCGATTTAGCGCAACCGCTCGACGCTCAAGGGCCAGCTCCCTTCATGATGCTCACCCATGTGGGAAATCAAGAAATCGAGGGGCAACCGCTCACCTGGACCAAAGACGAGATGCTGATCATGGGCCGCGACGGAGGGTTGTACACCTTCCCGCCGAAGTACGCCGAGAATTCGAAAAAGACGGGCACCATGTTTCGCGGCTACTCGATCATGGAAATGCGGGCCAGGCTGCGAGAGGAGTTCGACTCCTCGTTTGACGTGAGCCATTCACAGCACTTTGTGGTGGCGCATCCCAAAGGGGTCTGGAGCGTGTGGGCAGACCGCATGGAATCGTTTTACCGCTCGTTTACCCATTACATGGCTGTGCGGGGTTTTGATCTTGCTGATCCCCAGGTACCCCTGGTAGCGGTCGTGTTTCGCAACAAGCAAGAATACTACGCCCATGCCGCCAAGGGGGGCACGGAACTCCAGCCTGGGACATTGGGGCACTACGACCTCTCATCGAATCGCATCTTCCTCTTCGATGCTGGGATGGAATCCGATCAAGACTGGACCGCCAGCATCGACACGATCATCCACGAGGCAACTCATCAAACGGCCTCCAACGTAGGCGTGCATCGCCGATTTGCCGAGCAGCCACGCTGGTTGGTCGAGGGACTGGCAATGATGTTTGAGGCACGCGGACTGTGGGATCCCCGAGCGACACACACCCAGCGGGACCGTATCAATTATGGCCGCCTCGACGACTTTCGCTATTTTCTGGACAGTCGCCCGGCCGACATGCTGCCGAAGCTGATTTCATCCGATACGCTGTTCCGCACGTCCGCGGTGTCGGCTTACTGCGAGGCCTGGGCGTTGTCGTTTTTCTTATGCGAAACGCGACCCAAAGAATACTGCGACTACCTACAACGAGTCGGAGCCCGTAAAGCGTTCAGTAAGTACTCAGCACGATCGCGCATGGCCGATTTCGCTCGTTACTTTGGCAGTGACTTCACGCAGTTGGACGCGGAGCTGAAGCGATTCGTGGCGGAGTTGAAATAG